Part of the Ignavibacteriales bacterium genome is shown below.
GCATAATCAAAACAATAATATTCAGATTATCGCAGTGCTATCAATTGATGAATAAAACCAATGAGTTGAAAAGTTTTGTTGATAAACTTCTTGGAATAAAAAAGATGGAGGATTACTCACCGTACATAAAACGGCATCTCATGCCTTATTATATCGATCAAAAAGACTACTCATCAGCTCTAGCAATAGCAGATGAAATAATAAAAGTAGCTTCAAGCGATGAAGATTTATTATGCGAAATGCTTTATGAAAAAGCATTGATATACAAGTACAGCTTAAATGAATTGGAAAGAGCTGATGCGTTCTTTAATGAAATAGTAAATAAATATCCTGAAAACATAATGACTCGATTTGCAAACTCAGAATTAGGTAAAAAGAACAGTTCAGAAAGAAATGTTATAAAACCAAATGATGAAATAGTAGTAAGTCATAAGAATGATTTGGATATTAATAACTATCCTAACCCCTTCAACCCAACTACAACAATAAGCTTTACTTTACCATCAGATGGAAGGGTAACAATTAAAGTTTATGATATGCTTGGAAGAGAAGTAAAAACGTTGGTTAATGATTTTAAGAGCACTGGCAGTTACTCAATTATTTGGGACAGCAAAGATAATTACAGTAATGAAGTTTCTTCAGGAATATATTTCTATAATATCAAGTTCAAGGATAATTCAGTAACAAAGAAAATGTTGCTCGTTCGTTAATCATATTTTGTAGGTCGAACTTAAGTTCGACCTACAAATTTTCTTAACTTTCAGGATCCATATTTAAATAACCGAAGGATATTATTGCTATTATTTCTGTGTGTAGTTTAGCTTTCAAGTTTGTTCTATTATATAATTATTTCTGAATAGCATTCTCGTTTAGGCAGCGGTTTAATTGTAATACCAAAATACTTATTTAAACAAAAAGGAGGTACAATGAATACAAAACAATTCTATTAAATGCGGACAAAACCTTATTACAAATGTGAAAAATCTATAACCGTAGATAATTTAACAATTGCATTAGGCTTCATCCGCATTAAAATGAAGTCCTAGATTAAATCTAAAGAAATTTAGGAGTAAAAATAATGAAAAAATTACTTTTGTTTTTTATGATAACAATCATATCTAGCCCAATTCTGTATGCAAGACATACATATGAAGCTAGGTTTGAGCGAATCAATAAAGGCTCATCATGGAATGTAACAATAACCTTTGAAGCAGTTAGTTCGAGATGGGACGAAAATTATAACTTTAGTAGCGGGTATTCTTATGGGGAACAAACAGCCTCAGATGGAATATTAGCGACTGGATTTGATTTAATTACTGATCCAAATGCTGGAACAAATCCAATCATGGCACTTGGAAAATATAAGATAACAGCTTACGAAAATGATCAAGCAACAGCTTATTTCTACATGGATTGGAGAACTTCTGGTTATGGATCTTCTCCAGATGTGCAATTTAAATATGATGTTGGTAACAATAGATTTAGAGATTTCGATGACACTCAAACGATTGATGGTACTAACCAAACAGTTTGGGATTTGAGGTCAGATTGTGATCTTGTTACCACAGAGTTTGAACCAAGCACACCGCAAAACGCAAGTGTTGCAAGTTATAATAGTATGCCAAAAATAACCTGGGAAAAACTGATTACTGATGATTATGTTACAGGATATGATATTTATAGAAGTTTTACTTCGCCAAACGTGGGTTTTACGAAGATTGCAACTACAACCAGTTTGCAATATATAGATAGCGATGTACATGTAGGATCTGGGGGGTATGTTCATTATAGGGTTAAGGCAGTGAATGGTAATCGGGAGACTGGCTATTCAAATGTTGCAAGTATTACTTATGATGGCTTACAAAAACAAAAAGATAAACAACTTTCAGCGAAAGACATTTTATTTAACTATAGTTTGTCACAAAATTATCCCAATCCGTTCAACCCGAATACAATCTTTGAGTATTCGATAAAGAATTCTGGAAGCGTTAACTTAAAAATATACACACCTATAGGAAAAGAAGTTGCAACATTAGTAAATGAATACCAATCTGCTGGCAATTACAATTTAGAATTCGATGCATCATCACTTCCAAGCGGTATATATATTTACCAGTTAATGACTGATGATTTTATTGATTGTAAAAAATTCACATCATTGAAATAAGCAAAGTTGGGCTGTTTATGTAACAGCCCAAACTTTATTTAGGATTTATTATGAAAATTCATATAAGCATAATTATACTTTATTCAATAGTTACCTGTTTTGCTCAACCAACGCAGAAAAAAATCTTATGGCCAACTTTAGCAGATTCACCATGGCCTATGATAAAGCATGATCCTCAATTTACAGGTCGTTCACCTTATAAAGGTCCTCAAACACCAACTATAATCTGGACCGCAGATATGAAGGACGGAATCTTCTCAGGTCCAGTAGTCGATACAGGAGGTAATCTTTATTTTGGTTCTTATTATCAGCTAAATAGTGCAGATCATTTTTACTCATTTACATCTGATGGAGAATTAAGATGGGATTATAACACGGGTAGTAATCGTCCACCTCAAACAGGTATTCTAATAGATTCCAGCAACACAATTTATTTCGGCTCACTCGATAAATACTTTTACGCATTAAATCCCGATGGTACATTTAAATGGAAATATGAAACATCGGCACCAATTGTAGAACTTGCTATACCGAATATAGATTTAGAAGGAAGATTGTATATAACAAATGGTTTAGGAGAATTATATTCTATTAATCCCGATGGAACATTAAACTGGAAAGTAAAATATGAAAATGGATTCTTTGCGGATTCGCCTGTTTTTTCTCCCGAAGGTAATACTATTTATATTGCGGGAAGAGATTCTAATATTTTTGCGATTAACTTAGATGGAAGTCTTAAATGGAAATTTAAGTGTGGAAAAATATTTAGGTCACCGATAATAGATTCTTATGGTAATATCTATTTTATACCTAAAGTCCTGCCTCAATATTTATATTCACTCTTTCCCAATAGCAATGTAAGATGGAAATATGGCGTTAGAAGTGTTGCAGAAGTTTTTTCAATACCAACTATAGATTATGAAGGTAATATTTATTTTATTGCAATTGATTCAACAGTATTTCCCAATAGAGCTTTGATATCATTAAATTTTGATGGTTATTTTAGATGGAGTTATATTTTCGAAGAATACGAAGATTTTTGGCAACCATTAATTTGTGATTCTGAGGGAACAGTTTATTTGGGCTCAACTTATGGTAAATTCTATTTCGCGATTTCAACTGATGGAAAATTAAAATGGAAACTTCCATTGAATGATTACCAAGTGGACAACACGGGTTCTATTGCGAAAGATGGAACACTTTATTTAGGTGTTCATAAAAGTTCACTGGCTACCAATCAACAAAAAACTTTAATAGCTATAAGAGATACTGGTACAACAAGTGTTGGTACCTATCCTAAAGTTTTCAATTTTCAGTTGGAGCAAAACTATCCCAATCCATTCAACCCTACTACAACAATAAGCTATACTTTACCATCAGATGGAAGAGCTACAATTAAGATTTTTGATATACTTGGAAGAGAAGTAAAAACGTTGGTTAAAGATTATAAAACTGCAGGGAGCTATTCTGCTGTTTGGAATAGTCAGGATATTTATGAAAATGAAGTTTCTTCAGGAATTTATTTCTATAATATCAAGTTCAAGGATAATTCAGTAACAAAGAAAATGTTGCTCGTTCGTTAATCATATTTTGTAGGTCGAATTGAACTTCGACCTACAAATTTTCCCAACTTTAACTGGATTACCCTGCGCAATTTTTATCTACAGCTTTATAACTCAAGATTTTATTCAGGGTAAAAAGATGATACTTCAAAAGTGAGAAATTATTGTCGCTAACTTAGGGGAGTAAATAACTTACTAAATATATGTTAAAATTATTTTTAAAACGTTAGTACTTGTACCATGATTTTGGAATAATTTTTTTACCCTCAAAAACTTTGATTACGCACTGTAAACGAACTATTTTAAGCGATTTTTAAAAAGTGTCTCATAATGGTGCCCGAGAATGAGACACAATTTTGGGTACTTGTACCCAAAACGCCCTTACGATTTAGTACAAGTACCATTTACTTTTTAATTTCCTAAAAGTATGTTACCCAAAGCAATTAATAATATTAAAAAGGAGAAAATACTATGGCAAGCAAAATATTTCTAAAATATAACTTGCCTTATACAAATATTCTAACAGCGGCAGATACTATTAATACCTACTATGCTGACGATGAAAAAGATTTCAAAAATTTTAACAATTCTTTGTTTACCGATTCTTTTAAGTCAGAATTCCTTGCAGAAGTAGCTGCTGCCAAAAGTTTGATGAATGATTTTTGCGCTGTAGAAGAGCAATTAAAAGAAATTGATGATATAAAGAAAATAATTGCATTGTGTACATCGGCTTACCAGGAATTAAAATTCTTTGTCGAAAGAACTTTCCCTGGAAATCTTACAGTTTGGAATCAATTTGGTTTTATAGATTATTCTATAGCAACTAGTTCATTAACAAGATTGATTCAATTCATGGGGAGACTTTGTTACATAGCAGAAAAATTTAAGGATGTATTAGCAAATAATGGTTATAGCACTATCAAGTTAATAAGGCTAAACAATTTGAAAGATGAATTAATTAAAGAAGTAGCTGAGCAATCAGAAGCAAAAAAAAACGGAGCTTCTCAAACCTCTGATAGAATAAATTCTTTAAACAAAGTATGGGAGAAGATGGTGGATATTAATGAGGCGTCTTTAATTATCTTTAAAAATAATTATGCTAAACTTCAAAAGTATTTATTGCCATCAAACAATTTTGATTTTCAGAATAATTATGAAAATAAAGCTATACCAAGTGACGAAAAAGTTCAGAATATATAGTTGAGTATATAAATGATTTTTGTTTTTAGAAAAATAAAGCTTATCAAAAAGCAATTTTCCTTTCAGCCCCATTTACAGGATTGCATTTTAGCAACCTGGCAAGTTAATCATCAGCTTGCGGGGGAATGGGGCATGGGGATTTGTTCATATGCTTGAATTGAAATTTAGGCAGTTAGATTATGTAGGTTGTTTTAAATAATCAATAAATTATTTTGGAGTACAATTTATGGGTTGGGAAAAAGTAAATGAAAAACTTAAAAATAAGTACAAATCTGATTTTGTTTCTTGTGATGAACTTAACGAAAGGAGTTATATTTTTCAAATTATACTTGAGGAATATCCAATGCTTTCTAGGATGATGGTGGAAAATGCACTTGAACATTATTGTAGAATTACCAAACCACCGCGAGAAAGAGAACATTTTATAAAGTGTGTTGCACGATATTTAGGATTTGGAGAAATATCGCTTAACTAGAAACAAACTTAATTTTTAAAACATTAAATATTTTTTGCAGGATTATCGAATAAGAAAAACACTCTTAACAAACACAAAAATGCACATAATAAATAAAATGTTTGATGCTGGATACTTGATGCTGGATAATGGGGAAATCCAGTATCAAGAATCAAGCTCGCTTTTAAAATAACATTTCAATATGAATATCCTAATCAAGGGACTTCTATCCAAATGATATTTTATTTTCATTTCTAAGGTTTTCTCACATTTTTTTTTTATAATAGTACCCAAGGTTAGTTAATTTTCTATTTATACTCTTAATCAGGAGCAATTTTGAATATCCAATTTGTAAATATTTCTTTTTTAGAAGTTTTTCAAAGATACAGTAAAAAGTATAATATTTTTAGAGAGAATTATGAATTAGGTTTACATGGGCTTGAATTACGAAATATTAGTTTGATTAATGCAGATGTTATACAAAAAATTATTCTTGATAAAAAGGAAATCTGTTACAAAGCATTGGATAATGGAAAGGAAACCGCTGATTTATTAGTAATAGCATCAATTGGTAAATTAAAAGAATTATCGCGCGAAATTGTTTCTGTTGGTAATGAAGAATTAGGCTACAGAATTAAAAAAGTTATACGCAATTTTGTTGAATTTGACCAGCAATCATTTACAATCGGAGATAAGGTTTTCTCTTTCTCAAATTCTTTTATAATGGGTATACTTAATGCTACACCGGATTCATTCTCAGACGGTGGTAAATATTTAGAACAAGAAAAAGCTGTCCCGTATGCTCTGGCAATGTTAAATGATGGTGCGGATATTATTGACGTTGGAGGAGAATCCACAAGACCAGGAGCGGAAAAAATATCTCTGGAAGAAGAACTTAAAAGAGTTTTACCAATAATAAATGAAATACTAAAAATAAAACCAAACGCAATTTTATCAATAGATACAACTAAAAAAGAAGTTGCGTTTGAAGCGTTAAGGCGCGGTGTAAAAATAGTAAATGACATCAGTGCCGGAACTTTTGAATCTGAATTACTTGAAGTGGTAAAAAGATTTAATGCTACATTAATTTTGATGCATATGAAAGGGAATCCCCAAAATATGCAGGTAAATCCAAGTTATGATGATGTTGTTTCCGAA
Proteins encoded:
- the folP gene encoding dihydropteroate synthase, producing MNIQFVNISFLEVFQRYSKKYNIFRENYELGLHGLELRNISLINADVIQKIILDKKEICYKALDNGKETADLLVIASIGKLKELSREIVSVGNEELGYRIKKVIRNFVEFDQQSFTIGDKVFSFSNSFIMGILNATPDSFSDGGKYLEQEKAVPYALAMLNDGADIIDVGGESTRPGAEKISLEEELKRVLPIINEILKIKPNAILSIDTTKKEVAFEALRRGVKIVNDISAGTFESELLEVVKRFNATLILMHMKGNPQNMQVNPSYDDVVSEAYDFLNHRLIAAKKLGIKNIIIDPGIGFGKRVQDNYELIKRLDEFKGLGLPIMIGVSRKSFLGKSLGLEVENRDISSVIAESIAIKNGANIIRTHNVKSAVQSRKILNFIQNPEEINV
- a CDS encoding T9SS type A sorting domain-containing protein, with the translated sequence MDIRSRVNEKVKNKDFGIDDFIPEYNAVIANLNGLMQRTSDASIIKTIIFRLSQCYQLMNKTNELKSFVDKLLGIKKMEDYSPYIKRHLMPYYIDQKDYSSALAIADEIIKVASSDEDLLCEMLYEKALIYKYSLNELERADAFFNEIVNKYPENIMTRFANSELGKKNSSERNVIKPNDEIVVSHKNDLDINNYPNPFNPTTTISFTLPSDGRVTIKVYDMLGREVKTLVNDFKSTGSYSIIWDSKDNYSNEVSSGIYFYNIKFKDNSVTKKMLLVR
- a CDS encoding T9SS type A sorting domain-containing protein, encoding MKIHISIIILYSIVTCFAQPTQKKILWPTLADSPWPMIKHDPQFTGRSPYKGPQTPTIIWTADMKDGIFSGPVVDTGGNLYFGSYYQLNSADHFYSFTSDGELRWDYNTGSNRPPQTGILIDSSNTIYFGSLDKYFYALNPDGTFKWKYETSAPIVELAIPNIDLEGRLYITNGLGELYSINPDGTLNWKVKYENGFFADSPVFSPEGNTIYIAGRDSNIFAINLDGSLKWKFKCGKIFRSPIIDSYGNIYFIPKVLPQYLYSLFPNSNVRWKYGVRSVAEVFSIPTIDYEGNIYFIAIDSTVFPNRALISLNFDGYFRWSYIFEEYEDFWQPLICDSEGTVYLGSTYGKFYFAISTDGKLKWKLPLNDYQVDNTGSIAKDGTLYLGVHKSSLATNQQKTLIAIRDTGTTSVGTYPKVFNFQLEQNYPNPFNPTTTISYTLPSDGRATIKIFDILGREVKTLVKDYKTAGSYSAVWNSQDIYENEVSSGIYFYNIKFKDNSVTKKMLLVR
- a CDS encoding T9SS type A sorting domain-containing protein; this translates as MITIISSPILYARHTYEARFERINKGSSWNVTITFEAVSSRWDENYNFSSGYSYGEQTASDGILATGFDLITDPNAGTNPIMALGKYKITAYENDQATAYFYMDWRTSGYGSSPDVQFKYDVGNNRFRDFDDTQTIDGTNQTVWDLRSDCDLVTTEFEPSTPQNASVASYNSMPKITWEKLITDDYVTGYDIYRSFTSPNVGFTKIATTTSLQYIDSDVHVGSGGYVHYRVKAVNGNRETGYSNVASITYDGLQKQKDKQLSAKDILFNYSLSQNYPNPFNPNTIFEYSIKNSGSVNLKIYTPIGKEVATLVNEYQSAGNYNLEFDASSLPSGIYIYQLMTDDFIDCKKFTSLK